A genomic window from Paraburkholderia phytofirmans OLGA172 includes:
- a CDS encoding polyamine ABC transporter substrate-binding protein — protein sequence MSVCHLRHAVAGAALLAFTGFAALSVTPALAADTELNVYNWSDYIAKDTIPNFEKQDGIHVKYDNYDSDDTLQAKLLAGSSGYDIVVPTSNYMAKQIQAGVYQKLDKSKLPNLANLDPVLMKMITDADPGNQYGVPWAYGTDGVGYNVQAVQKALGANAPVDSWALVFDPANLSKLKGCGVSFLDQPVDVFAAALQYMHKDPNSTNPADYQAAFELLKKVRPYITQFNSSGYINDLANNDVCVAVAWSGDVGIASRRAAEAKRSYEVKFSNVKEGGLLWFDVMVIPKDAPHPEAALKWINYIEDPKVNAAITNEVFYPTANKAARQFVTPAVGQDKTVYPGDEVLSKMTLMKPMPTDVLRLENRLWAQLKTGH from the coding sequence ATGAGCGTTTGTCATCTTCGTCATGCGGTCGCGGGGGCCGCGCTTCTCGCCTTCACGGGTTTTGCGGCGTTGTCGGTTACGCCGGCCCTTGCGGCCGACACGGAACTGAATGTCTACAACTGGTCGGACTACATCGCCAAGGACACGATTCCGAACTTCGAGAAGCAGGACGGCATTCACGTCAAATACGACAACTACGATAGTGACGATACGTTGCAGGCCAAACTGCTCGCGGGCAGCTCCGGTTACGATATCGTGGTCCCGACGTCGAACTACATGGCCAAGCAGATTCAGGCCGGCGTGTATCAGAAGCTCGACAAGTCGAAGCTGCCGAACCTCGCGAACCTCGACCCCGTGTTGATGAAGATGATTACCGATGCCGATCCGGGCAACCAGTACGGTGTGCCCTGGGCTTACGGCACTGACGGTGTCGGCTACAACGTGCAAGCCGTGCAGAAGGCGCTCGGCGCCAATGCCCCGGTGGATAGCTGGGCACTGGTGTTCGACCCGGCCAATCTGTCGAAGTTGAAGGGCTGCGGCGTGTCGTTCCTCGATCAGCCCGTCGACGTCTTCGCTGCCGCGCTGCAATACATGCATAAGGACCCGAACAGCACAAACCCCGCTGACTATCAGGCAGCGTTCGAACTGCTGAAGAAAGTCCGCCCGTATATCACCCAGTTCAACTCGTCGGGCTACATCAACGACCTCGCCAACAACGACGTCTGCGTCGCGGTGGCATGGTCGGGCGACGTCGGCATCGCCAGCCGCCGCGCTGCAGAAGCCAAGCGTTCATACGAAGTGAAATTCTCGAACGTCAAGGAAGGCGGCCTGCTGTGGTTCGACGTGATGGTGATCCCGAAAGACGCCCCGCATCCTGAAGCCGCACTGAAGTGGATCAACTACATCGAAGATCCGAAGGTCAACGCTGCCATCACCAACGAAGTGTTCTACCCGACCGCGAACAAGGCCGCGCGCCAGTTCGTCACACCGGCGGTCGGTCAGGACAAGACCGTTTATCCGGGCGACGAAGTGTTGAGCAAGATGACACTGATGAAGCCGATGCCGACCGATGTTCTGCGCCTTGAAAATCGTCTTTGGGCGCAGCTTAAAACCGGCCATTGA
- a CDS encoding ABC transporter permease subunit produces MIKPNKTLSTTVLTIGFLFLYIPIISLVVYSFNESKLVTVWSGFSLKWYGALLQDDELLNAAWLSLKIGLLTAFASVVIGTWAGFVLARFGRFRGFTLFAGMINAPLVIPEVIQGISLLLLFVALEQMLGWPKGRGLFTIWIGHVMLCVSYVAIIVQSRVKELNKSLEEAALDLGATPLKVFFLITLPLISQALMSGWLLSFTLSFDDLVLSAFLSGPGSTTLPLVVFSRVRLGLNPEMNALATIFITTVTIGVIAVNRWMQLRERKRNRDMQMAFALAEAADPLPSAPQQAAVRKSLDTASA; encoded by the coding sequence ATGATCAAGCCTAATAAAACGCTGTCCACGACTGTACTCACCATCGGGTTTCTGTTTCTGTATATCCCGATCATCAGCCTGGTGGTGTATTCGTTCAACGAATCGAAGCTCGTCACGGTCTGGTCCGGCTTCTCGCTGAAATGGTATGGCGCGCTGCTGCAGGATGACGAACTGCTCAATGCCGCGTGGCTGTCGCTGAAGATCGGCCTGCTGACCGCGTTCGCCTCTGTCGTGATCGGTACGTGGGCAGGCTTCGTGCTGGCCCGCTTCGGACGCTTTCGAGGCTTTACGCTGTTCGCCGGCATGATCAACGCGCCGCTCGTGATTCCCGAAGTGATTCAGGGCATCTCGCTGCTGCTGCTGTTCGTCGCGCTCGAACAGATGCTCGGCTGGCCGAAGGGCCGCGGTCTTTTCACGATCTGGATCGGCCACGTGATGCTGTGCGTGTCCTACGTGGCGATCATCGTGCAATCGCGGGTGAAGGAGCTCAACAAGTCGCTCGAAGAAGCCGCGCTCGATCTCGGCGCCACGCCCCTCAAGGTGTTCTTCCTGATCACGCTGCCGCTGATCTCGCAGGCGCTGATGTCCGGCTGGCTGCTGTCGTTCACGCTGTCTTTCGACGACCTCGTGCTGTCCGCGTTCCTGTCGGGTCCCGGCTCGACCACGCTGCCGCTCGTCGTATTCTCGCGCGTGCGCCTCGGTTTGAATCCGGAAATGAATGCGCTGGCAACTATCTTCATCACCACGGTGACGATCGGCGTAATCGCCGTCAACCGCTGGATGCAGCTGCGTGAACGCAAGCGCAACCGCGACATGCAGATGGCTTTCGCACTCGCCGAAGCCGCCGACCCCTTGCCGTCAGCACCACAACAAGCCGCCGTACGGAAGTCGCTCGATACGGCCAGCGCATAA
- a CDS encoding aspartate aminotransferase family protein — protein MSYRTEEVAYVQPAQPSAAASAQATQQRSTAEYRALDAAHHIHPFSDMGSLNRAGSRVIVKAQGVYLWDSEDNKIIDGMAGLWCVNVGYGRKELADAAYRQMQELPFYNTFFKTTHPPVIELSALLAELAPEPFNHFFYCNSGSEGNDTVLRIVHQYWATQGKHSKKFVISRKNGYHGSTIAGGTLGGMGYMHEQMPSKVENIVHIDQPYFFGEAEGNLTPEEFALARAQQLEAKILEIGADNVAAFIGEPFQGAGGVIFPASTYWPEIQRICRKYDILLVADEVIGGFGRTGEWFAHQHFGFEPDLITLAKGLTSGYVPMGAVGLHDRVAKAIIEHGDFNHGLTYSGHPVAAAVAVANLKLLRDEKIIERVKTDTGPYFQKKLRDTFANHPIVGEISGAGLVAGLQLAEDPKARKRFANGGDVGTICRDFCFNGNLIMRATGDRMLLSPPLVINKLEIDEIVSKAKKAVDATAQQLGIS, from the coding sequence ATGAGCTACAGAACAGAAGAAGTCGCTTACGTGCAACCGGCGCAACCCAGCGCCGCCGCAAGCGCACAAGCCACGCAACAACGCAGCACCGCCGAATACCGCGCACTTGACGCCGCACACCACATCCATCCTTTTTCGGATATGGGTTCGCTCAATCGCGCCGGCAGCCGCGTGATCGTCAAGGCGCAAGGCGTGTACCTGTGGGATTCGGAAGACAACAAGATCATCGACGGCATGGCCGGCTTGTGGTGCGTGAACGTCGGTTATGGCCGCAAGGAACTGGCCGACGCCGCGTACCGGCAAATGCAGGAACTGCCCTTCTACAACACCTTCTTCAAGACGACGCATCCGCCGGTGATCGAACTGTCGGCCTTGCTCGCGGAACTGGCACCGGAACCGTTCAACCACTTCTTCTATTGCAACAGCGGTTCGGAAGGCAACGACACCGTGCTGCGCATCGTCCATCAATACTGGGCGACGCAAGGCAAGCATTCGAAGAAGTTTGTCATCTCGCGCAAGAACGGCTATCACGGTTCGACGATCGCCGGCGGCACGCTGGGCGGCATGGGCTACATGCACGAACAGATGCCCTCGAAGGTCGAGAACATCGTGCATATCGACCAGCCGTATTTCTTCGGCGAAGCAGAAGGCAATCTGACGCCGGAAGAATTCGCGCTGGCCCGTGCGCAGCAACTCGAAGCGAAGATCCTCGAAATCGGCGCGGACAATGTCGCCGCGTTTATTGGTGAGCCCTTCCAGGGCGCGGGCGGCGTGATCTTCCCGGCTTCAACTTATTGGCCGGAAATCCAGCGCATCTGCCGCAAGTACGACATCCTGCTGGTCGCCGACGAAGTAATCGGCGGCTTCGGCCGGACCGGCGAATGGTTCGCGCATCAGCACTTCGGTTTCGAGCCGGATCTGATCACACTGGCCAAGGGCCTGACGAGCGGCTATGTGCCGATGGGCGCAGTCGGTCTGCATGATCGCGTGGCCAAAGCGATCATCGAGCACGGCGACTTCAATCACGGCCTCACCTACTCCGGTCACCCGGTGGCGGCAGCCGTGGCGGTGGCCAATCTGAAACTGCTGCGCGACGAGAAGATCATCGAGCGCGTCAAAACCGACACGGGTCCGTACTTCCAGAAGAAGCTGCGCGACACCTTCGCCAATCACCCGATCGTCGGCGAAATCTCCGGCGCGGGTCTGGTGGCCGGTCTGCAACTCGCAGAAGACCCGAAAGCGCGCAAGCGTTTCGCCAATGGCGGTGACGTCGGTACGATCTGCCGCGACTTCTGCTTTAATGGCAACCTGATCATGCGCGCCACCGGCGACCGGATGCTGCTCTCACCGCCGCTCGTGATCAATAAGCTGGAAATCGACGAGATCGTTTCGAAGGCCAAAAAAGCCGTCGATGCGACCGCACAACAACTCGGAATTTCGTAA
- a CDS encoding ABC transporter ATP-binding protein — MNSTTQKSAAGATQMARPASTTKSKPDEFVRIENVVKKFGDSTAVDNVNLSIAKNELFALLGSSGCGKSTLLRMLAGLETVTSGRIFVDGEDLAAMPPYKRPVNMMFQSYALFPHMSVEANIAFGLKQEGVPKNEIKERVGDALNLVQMSKYAQRKPHQLSGGQQQRVALARSLVKRPKLLLLDEPMSALDKKIRQKTQLELVNIIEKVDVTCVMVTHDQEEAMTMAGRLAVMSEGRIVQIGSPSQVYEFPNSRFSAEFIGSTNLFEGTVVADEPDHIFVESEDLESRIYVSHGITGPLGMPVGISVRPERVKVSLDKPSTPHNWARGVVSDVAYMGSYSLYHVRLPSGKTIVSNLSSSHLMSEGAPSYNDDVFVYWSPASGVVLTQ, encoded by the coding sequence ATGAACTCGACGACACAAAAAAGCGCAGCCGGCGCCACCCAGATGGCCCGCCCCGCATCGACGACAAAATCGAAACCAGACGAATTCGTTCGCATCGAAAACGTCGTGAAAAAATTCGGCGACAGCACCGCTGTCGACAACGTCAACCTGAGCATTGCGAAGAATGAGCTGTTCGCGCTGCTCGGCAGCTCCGGCTGCGGCAAGTCCACGCTTCTGCGCATGCTCGCAGGGCTCGAGACGGTGACGTCCGGGCGCATTTTTGTCGACGGCGAAGATCTCGCCGCGATGCCGCCGTACAAGCGGCCGGTCAACATGATGTTCCAGTCGTACGCGCTGTTCCCGCACATGAGCGTCGAAGCGAATATCGCGTTCGGCCTCAAGCAGGAAGGCGTGCCGAAGAACGAGATCAAGGAACGCGTCGGCGACGCGCTCAATCTCGTGCAGATGAGCAAATACGCGCAGCGCAAGCCGCATCAGTTGTCCGGTGGACAGCAGCAGCGTGTGGCGCTGGCCCGCTCGCTCGTCAAGCGCCCCAAGCTGCTGCTGCTCGACGAACCGATGTCGGCGCTCGATAAAAAGATCCGCCAGAAAACCCAGCTCGAACTGGTCAACATCATCGAGAAGGTCGACGTGACCTGCGTGATGGTCACGCACGATCAGGAAGAAGCCATGACGATGGCCGGGCGCCTCGCGGTGATGAGCGAAGGCCGCATCGTGCAGATCGGCTCGCCCAGCCAGGTCTACGAGTTTCCGAATAGCCGCTTCTCGGCGGAGTTCATCGGCTCGACCAACCTGTTCGAAGGCACGGTGGTCGCGGATGAACCGGATCACATCTTTGTCGAAAGCGAAGACCTCGAATCGCGCATCTATGTGAGCCATGGCATTACCGGCCCGCTCGGCATGCCGGTAGGCATCTCGGTGCGTCCGGAACGCGTGAAGGTCTCGCTCGACAAGCCTTCTACGCCGCACAACTGGGCGCGCGGCGTGGTCTCGGACGTCGCGTACATGGGCAGCTATTCGCTGTATCACGTGCGCCTGCCGAGCGGCAAGACGATCGTGTCGAATCTCTCCAGCTCGCACCTGATGAGCGAAGGTGCCCCTTCCTATAACGACGACGTGTTCGTCTACTGGTCGCCGGCTAGCGGCGTGGTGCTGACGCAATGA
- a CDS encoding DUF3138 family protein: MRKKLICLLVAGSLPGFAMADATSDQIKALQAQLNALQKEVKQLRSEVASKPKAATATATAAATPAPAPAVAEAPVDISSPDYGKARATLTNDQVDSMKQQLANQQLKVDSLVDAQNTGPLAGLSVTGYIDPTYIYNRAASSSSFLFANHESSYNYFNSTFGDLYLDIKKTFGVGPMAPSAEVTLMPNRGNGITLLANEHGNIGNNILNTAVVTVPVTATTTFVAGLMPSFGGYEVQQSNQMLTLTHNLLYDFSDPGSYVGVGVNYTGDGSNWAWKFMLGNEQYRTYGSVVQTGTNALGDPISSSNKIPTFTARVDYTWSSALDIGGSFNIGRQTLASAQATDANGNPIPGSFVYGVGGQASNAFGTFFFGEADLAYTQADVQYNAEVDYGQQQNAAFNGGQAQWYGLSLLAHRKFSMPVVGRMGVTARYDLLVDSKNGGGGGGVALNANGMDTADGFGIGADCLANSKTNGGLGFECRGAIHQDAALDLLFYPTQQITVKVEYRHDWANKQVFLKNDGSYGKSNDLLATQFIYSF; this comes from the coding sequence ATGAGAAAGAAGCTTATCTGTCTGTTGGTGGCGGGGAGTCTGCCTGGCTTTGCCATGGCAGACGCCACCAGCGACCAGATCAAGGCGCTCCAGGCCCAGCTCAACGCACTGCAGAAGGAGGTGAAGCAGCTGCGCTCGGAGGTAGCATCCAAGCCTAAAGCGGCTACCGCTACGGCTACGGCTGCGGCCACACCGGCCCCGGCGCCGGCCGTCGCGGAAGCGCCGGTGGACATCTCTTCGCCGGACTACGGCAAGGCACGCGCGACGCTGACCAACGACCAGGTCGATTCGATGAAGCAGCAGCTCGCCAACCAGCAGCTGAAGGTCGATTCGCTGGTGGACGCGCAGAATACCGGCCCTCTCGCGGGTCTGTCGGTGACGGGCTATATCGATCCGACCTATATCTACAACCGCGCGGCTAGCAGCTCGTCGTTCCTGTTCGCGAACCACGAAAGCAGCTACAACTACTTCAACAGTACGTTCGGCGATCTGTACCTCGACATCAAGAAGACCTTCGGTGTCGGCCCGATGGCGCCTTCCGCCGAGGTCACGTTGATGCCGAACCGCGGCAACGGCATCACGTTGCTGGCCAACGAGCACGGCAATATCGGCAACAACATTCTGAATACGGCTGTCGTGACCGTCCCGGTGACGGCAACGACGACCTTCGTGGCCGGTTTGATGCCGAGCTTCGGCGGCTATGAAGTGCAGCAGTCAAACCAGATGCTGACGCTCACGCACAACCTGCTGTATGACTTCTCCGATCCGGGCAGCTATGTCGGCGTCGGCGTGAACTACACGGGCGACGGCAGCAACTGGGCATGGAAGTTCATGCTGGGCAACGAACAGTACCGCACGTATGGCTCGGTGGTGCAGACGGGCACCAATGCGCTGGGCGACCCGATCAGCAGCAGCAACAAGATCCCGACCTTCACGGCTCGCGTCGACTACACGTGGTCGAGCGCGCTGGATATTGGCGGCTCGTTCAATATCGGCCGTCAGACTTTGGCTAGCGCACAGGCAACCGACGCCAACGGCAACCCGATTCCGGGCTCGTTCGTCTACGGCGTGGGCGGTCAGGCATCCAACGCCTTCGGCACGTTCTTCTTCGGTGAAGCGGATCTGGCCTACACGCAGGCCGACGTCCAGTACAACGCCGAAGTCGACTACGGCCAGCAGCAGAACGCCGCATTCAACGGCGGCCAGGCACAATGGTACGGCCTGTCGCTGCTCGCGCACCGCAAGTTCAGCATGCCGGTGGTGGGCCGCATGGGCGTGACCGCTCGCTATGACCTGCTGGTCGACAGCAAGAACGGCGGCGGAGGCGGCGGCGTTGCGCTGAATGCGAACGGCATGGACACGGCTGACGGCTTCGGCATCGGCGCAGACTGCCTCGCCAATTCGAAGACGAACGGCGGCCTCGGCTTCGAGTGCAGGGGCGCAATCCATCAGGACGCCGCGCTCGATCTGTTGTTCTACCCGACCCAGCAGATCACGGTCAAGGTGGAATACCGTCACGACTGGGCGAACAAACAGGTGTTCCTGAAGAACGACGGTTCGTACGGCAAGTCCAACGACCTGCTCGCGACGCAGTTCATCTACTCGTTCTAA
- a CDS encoding glutamine synthetase family protein — protein sequence MHEIDEFLKKNRVTEIEAIIPDMAGIARGKIIPRSKFESGESMRLPQAVMIQTVTGDYPEDGTLTGVTDPDMVCVPDASTIRMIPWAVDPTAQVIHDCVHFDGTPVAISPRRVLRRVLELYKAKGWKPVIAPELEFYLVDMNKDPDLPLQPPIGRTGRPETGRQAYSIEAVNEFDPLFEDIYEYCEVQELEVDTLIHEVGAAQMEINFMHGDPLKLADSVFLFKRTVREAALRHKMYATFMAKPMEGEPGSAMHMHQSLVDEETGQNLFTGPDGKPTSMFTGYIAGLQKYTPALMPIFAPYINSYRRLSRFMAAPINVAWGYDNRTVGFRIPHSGPAARRIENRIPGVDCNPYLAIAATLAAGYLGMTQKLEPTEPLLSDGYELPYQLPRNLEEGLTLMGACEPMAEILGEKFVKAYLALKETEYEAFFRVISSWERRHLLLHV from the coding sequence ATGCATGAAATCGACGAATTCCTGAAGAAGAACCGCGTCACCGAAATCGAAGCGATCATTCCGGATATGGCCGGGATCGCACGCGGCAAGATCATTCCGCGCAGCAAGTTCGAATCGGGCGAGTCCATGCGCTTGCCGCAGGCGGTGATGATCCAGACCGTCACAGGGGACTATCCGGAAGACGGCACGCTCACCGGCGTCACCGATCCGGACATGGTGTGCGTGCCCGACGCCAGCACCATCCGCATGATTCCGTGGGCCGTCGATCCGACCGCCCAGGTGATTCACGATTGCGTTCACTTCGACGGCACGCCCGTTGCCATCTCGCCGCGCCGTGTGCTGCGCCGCGTGCTCGAACTCTATAAGGCCAAAGGCTGGAAGCCGGTTATCGCGCCCGAACTGGAGTTCTACCTGGTCGACATGAACAAGGATCCGGATCTGCCGCTGCAACCGCCGATCGGCCGGACGGGCCGTCCGGAGACCGGCCGCCAGGCGTATTCGATCGAAGCGGTCAACGAATTCGATCCGCTGTTCGAAGACATCTATGAATACTGCGAAGTGCAGGAACTGGAAGTCGACACGTTGATTCACGAAGTCGGCGCCGCGCAGATGGAAATCAACTTCATGCACGGCGATCCGCTGAAACTCGCCGACAGCGTGTTCCTGTTCAAGCGCACGGTGCGTGAAGCCGCGCTGCGTCACAAGATGTACGCGACCTTCATGGCCAAGCCGATGGAAGGCGAACCGGGCTCGGCGATGCACATGCACCAGAGCCTCGTGGACGAAGAAACCGGCCAGAACCTGTTCACCGGTCCGGACGGCAAGCCCACGTCGATGTTCACCGGCTATATCGCCGGCCTGCAGAAATACACACCGGCGCTGATGCCGATCTTCGCGCCGTACATCAACTCGTATCGCCGCCTGTCGCGCTTCATGGCCGCGCCGATCAACGTGGCATGGGGTTACGACAACCGCACGGTGGGCTTCCGGATTCCGCATTCGGGCCCGGCCGCGCGCCGCATCGAAAACCGCATTCCGGGTGTGGACTGCAATCCGTATCTGGCGATCGCAGCGACGCTGGCTGCCGGGTATCTTGGCATGACGCAAAAGCTCGAACCGACCGAGCCGCTGCTCAGCGACGGTTACGAACTGCCCTACCAGTTGCCGCGCAATCTGGAAGAGGGGCTGACGCTGATGGGCGCGTGCGAACCGATGGCCGAGATTCTCGGCGAAAAATTCGTCAAGGCTTACCTCGCACTGAAAGAAACCGAATACGAAGCGTTTTTCCGCGTGATCAGCTCGTGGGAACGCCGGCATTTGCTGCTGCACGTTTAA
- a CDS encoding ABC transporter permease subunit yields the protein MSNPTTSSPAALGAPSGSRLLGSLKQRLSMLLPSGRTTVIGVPFLWLFVFFALPFVLVLKISFADLRLGIPPYTDLVTVKDGMVHLAMQLGHYAFLLQDDLYVATYISSLKMAGISTFFCLLIGYPIAYYIARSEPTRRNLLMMGVMLPFWTSFLIRVYAWIGILKDDGLLNHTLMAIGMIHSPLRLYHTDIGVYIGMVYSYLPFMVMPLYAHLVKMDLTLLEAAYDLGCKPWTAFTRITLPLSKNGIIAGSLLVFIPAVGEYVIPELLGGADTLMIGRVMWDEFFNDMDWPMASAVTVAMVLLLLVPMAVFQYYQVKELEGAK from the coding sequence ATGAGCAATCCCACTACCTCCTCCCCCGCGGCGCTCGGCGCGCCGTCCGGCAGCCGTCTGCTCGGCTCGCTGAAACAACGCCTTTCCATGCTGCTGCCGTCGGGCCGCACGACCGTGATCGGCGTGCCGTTCCTGTGGCTCTTCGTGTTCTTCGCGTTGCCGTTCGTGCTGGTGCTGAAGATCAGCTTCGCCGATCTGCGCCTGGGCATTCCGCCGTACACGGATCTCGTGACGGTCAAGGACGGCATGGTGCATTTGGCGATGCAGCTCGGCCACTACGCGTTCCTTCTTCAGGACGATCTGTACGTCGCGACGTATATCAGCTCGTTGAAGATGGCCGGGATCTCGACCTTCTTCTGCCTGCTGATCGGCTATCCGATTGCGTACTACATCGCCCGCTCGGAACCCACCCGGCGCAACCTGCTGATGATGGGCGTGATGCTGCCGTTCTGGACGTCGTTCCTGATCCGCGTTTATGCATGGATCGGCATCCTGAAGGACGACGGCCTGCTCAATCACACGCTGATGGCCATCGGCATGATTCATTCGCCGTTGCGCCTCTACCACACGGATATTGGCGTCTATATCGGCATGGTCTATTCGTACCTGCCGTTCATGGTGATGCCGCTGTATGCGCACCTGGTGAAGATGGATCTGACGCTGCTCGAAGCGGCCTACGACCTCGGCTGCAAACCGTGGACCGCCTTCACGCGCATCACCTTGCCGCTGTCGAAGAACGGCATCATCGCCGGCAGTCTGCTGGTGTTCATTCCGGCGGTCGGCGAGTACGTGATTCCTGAACTGCTGGGCGGCGCCGACACGCTGATGATCGGCCGTGTGATGTGGGATGAATTCTTCAACGATATGGACTGGCCGATGGCATCCGCCGTCACCGTCGCCATGGTTCTACTGCTGCTCGTGCCGATGGCCGTGTTCCAGTACTACCAGGTCAAGGAACTGGAGGGCGCGAAATGA
- a CDS encoding NAD(P)/FAD-dependent oxidoreductase, producing the protein MLRFSNQPHVTSYYAATANDTTRHPPLEETLNVDVCVIGAGLTGISTALNLAERGHSVAVLEASKVGWAASGRNGGQLIGGFACDIDTFAKFMPADDVKRVWNMGLETLDIVKERVAKHQIDCDLTIGYLTAANKPRDTDALQKWRDEAQRRFGYDRFSYVDADGVCDYVQSQRYLGGLFDADSGHLHPLNYTLGLARAARAAGVQIFEDSCVTALRQENGRHVAETARGKVNAQFVVLACNTYLGELAPDLASKIMPVGTYVIATEPLDPDRAEALMPAKAAVCDSRFVLDYFRPAPDNRLLWGGKVSYSTFEPRNLAEAMRRDMLKTFPQLDDVKIDYAWGGFVDITMNRAPHFGRLSPTMYFAQGFSGHGVNTTGLAGKLIAEAIDGQASRFDLFGKIRHRDFPGGATLRTPALVLAMAWYRMKDLL; encoded by the coding sequence ATGCTCCGATTCTCAAACCAGCCTCACGTCACCTCGTATTACGCAGCAACCGCTAACGACACCACCCGCCATCCCCCGCTCGAAGAAACGCTCAACGTCGACGTTTGCGTGATCGGCGCGGGCCTCACCGGCATCTCGACCGCGTTGAATCTCGCCGAACGCGGTCATTCGGTCGCGGTGCTCGAAGCATCGAAAGTCGGCTGGGCCGCGAGCGGCCGCAACGGTGGCCAGTTGATCGGCGGCTTTGCCTGCGATATCGACACATTCGCGAAGTTCATGCCCGCGGATGACGTGAAGCGAGTTTGGAACATGGGGCTTGAAACCCTGGATATCGTCAAGGAGCGCGTCGCGAAGCATCAGATCGACTGCGACCTGACCATCGGCTATCTAACCGCGGCGAACAAGCCGCGCGATACGGATGCGCTGCAAAAATGGCGCGACGAAGCGCAACGGCGCTTCGGCTATGACCGCTTCAGTTATGTCGACGCCGATGGCGTCTGCGACTATGTTCAATCGCAACGCTACCTCGGCGGCCTGTTCGATGCGGACAGCGGCCATCTGCATCCGCTGAACTACACGCTCGGCCTGGCGCGCGCGGCACGCGCCGCCGGCGTACAGATTTTCGAAGACAGCTGCGTCACCGCGTTGCGCCAGGAAAACGGCCGGCATGTGGCCGAAACCGCGCGCGGCAAGGTGAACGCGCAATTCGTCGTGCTCGCCTGCAATACCTATCTCGGCGAACTCGCACCGGATCTCGCCAGCAAGATCATGCCGGTCGGCACCTACGTGATCGCCACCGAACCGCTCGACCCCGATCGCGCCGAAGCGCTGATGCCGGCAAAAGCGGCCGTGTGCGACAGCCGCTTCGTGCTGGACTATTTCCGGCCAGCCCCGGACAACCGCCTGCTGTGGGGCGGCAAAGTCAGCTATTCGACCTTCGAGCCGCGCAACCTCGCCGAGGCGATGCGCCGCGATATGCTGAAGACCTTCCCGCAACTCGACGATGTCAAAATCGACTATGCGTGGGGCGGTTTCGTCGACATTACAATGAATCGCGCGCCGCATTTCGGCCGGCTGTCGCCCACTATGTATTTCGCGCAGGGCTTCTCCGGCCACGGCGTGAACACCACCGGCCTCGCGGGCAAGCTGATCGCCGAGGCGATCGACGGCCAGGCGTCGCGCTTCGATCTGTTCGGCAAGATTCGTCACCGCGACTTCCCCGGCGGCGCTACACTGCGCACCCCTGCCCTCGTGCTTGCGATGGCCTGGTACCGAATGAAGGACCTGCTTTGA